A window of the Equus asinus isolate D_3611 breed Donkey chromosome 20, EquAss-T2T_v2, whole genome shotgun sequence genome harbors these coding sequences:
- the FXYD2 gene encoding sodium/potassium-transporting ATPase subunit gamma isoform X3, protein MDRWYLGGSPKGDVDPFYYDYETVRNGGLIFAALAFLVGLLILLGKRLRCGAKKQHRQVNEDEL, encoded by the exons GTGGCAGCCCCAAGGGGGACGTGGACCCATTCTACTACG ACTATGAGACTGTCCGCAACGGGGGTCTGATCTTCGCTGCCCTGGCCTTCCTCGTGGGGCTTCTCATCCTCCTCG GCAAAAGACTCCGCTGCGGAGCCAAGAAGCAGCACCG GCAAGTCAACGAAGATGAGCTGTGA